A window of the Xenopus laevis strain J_2021 chromosome 9_10L, Xenopus_laevis_v10.1, whole genome shotgun sequence genome harbors these coding sequences:
- the LOC108701933 gene encoding taste receptor type 2 member 124 → MDRMDCDWNNCSTYKPVEFMNIPVQEARTASVLFIAISFVGIITNMFIVSVNFHSWIKEQSMNPSDFIIVFYNHGIHKFISLECKLRRHFPMINCYIPFLIIVVTTSLNIASLYKHIRCMQKNMGEFGGPNLKIHQRTVLTMTLLLIFYLLSYGLLLGSNFFLKIELLMRVYSMARCLFSPIQSIILIMGNSRLKQTCVNILNSCRKMFRERGNTPTICSLTKYK, encoded by the exons ATGGATCGGATGGATTGTGACTGGAACAACTGTTCAACCTACAAACCTGTGGAATTTATgaacatacctgtacaagaagcCAGAACAGCTTCAGTCCTGTTTATAGCTATATCCTTTGTGGGAATCATCACTAACATGTTCATCGTGTCTGTTAATTTCCATTCCTGGATAAAAGAGCAAAGCATGAACCCGAGTGACTTCATAATTGTTTTCTACAACCACGGCATTCATAAGTTTATCAGT CTGGAATGCAAATTAAGAAGACATTTTCCAATGATCAATTGTTATATTCCATTCCTGATTATAGTGGTCACCACCAGCCTTAATATTGCTTCACTCTACAAACACATTCGTTGTATGCAAAAAAACATGGGAGAGTTTGGTGGTCCCAACCTGAAAATTCATCAAAGAACAGTACTTACAATGACGCTTCTTCTTATTTTTTATCTACTCTCTTATGGTTTACTACTGGGATCTAACTTCTTTCTAAAAATCGAACTATTGATGAGGGTTTACTCCATGGCACGgtgtcttttttcccctattcagTCCATCATTCTTATCATGGGGAACTCCAGACTGAAACAGACCTGTGTGAACATATTAAACAGCTGCAGGAAAATGTTCAGggaaaggggaaatacacctacTATTTGCTCCTTAACCAAATATAAGtag
- the MGC115316 gene encoding uncharacterized protein LOC734410 isoform X3, with product MDPTDVTSLLERDCILGALIYFAASWMCGHSVATPCLSVRLFSRSAQSNYDWFMEQLRGDTFKDLVKETKPFYISNSNRYEFMEEIHKCNFAVLYHTKHEGRINITNVTDSLYDEELKELFDALGKKNVIVLIDDLDSSGYGEKFQILETQPDMKNLAEDVFLFSEAEKKDPKLVEDKLQHIKFIMSSGSGEMTSPVRMEKLCTFLFSMASWLFNSITYIMSVSTWQRNLRAGLCQCCRRTEAPYEAGLCQRFRRTEWEAPYEPLLI from the exons ATGTGTGGTCATTCAGTGGCCACGCCCTGTCTGTCTGTGAGACTTTTCTCTCGTTCAGCTCAGAGTAATTATGATTGGTTTATGGAGCAACTCAGAGGAGATACCTTCAAAGACCTTGTGAAAGAGACCAAGCCCTTTTATATATCAAATAGCAATCGTTATGAGTTCATGGAGGAGATCCACAAGTGCAATTTTGCTGTGCTTTATCACACAAAACATGAAGGCAGGATAAATATCACAAATGTCACCGACTCGCTTTATGATGAAGAACTTAAGGAGCTTTTTGATGCTTTAG GGAAGAAGAATGTCATAGTGCTGATTGATGATCTTGACAGCAGTGGGTATGGAGAAAAGTTCCAAATCCTGGAGACGCAGCCTGATATGAAGAATCTGGCTGAGGACGTGTTCCTCTTCAGTGAGGCTGAGAAGAAAGACCCCAAGTTGGTGGAAGACAAGCTACAGCACATCAAGTTTATCATGTCATCAG GGTCTGGAGAAATGACTAGCCCTGTGCGCATGGAGAAACTGTGTACTTTCTTG TTCTCCATGGCTTCCTGGCTGTTTAACAGTATAACATATATTATGAGCGTATCTACCTGGCAACGCAACCTCAGA GCAGGTTTGTGTCAGTGTTGCAGAAGGACGGAGGCCCCATATGAG GCAGGTTTGTGTCAGCGTTTCAGAAGGACGGAGTGGGAGGCCCCATATGAG CCACTGCTCATTTAA